Proteins from a single region of Allofrancisella inopinata:
- a CDS encoding MFS transporter translates to MTVRQTLFLILTPIIAMCVLSFGNGFFTTFSSIELNTLGRSNFIIGIISAAYFFGMTTGSYFSQFTITRVGYIRAFVLFASLMAISTLILGIFKGIFVWIFFRFTCGYALAALFLIIESWCILSSDKKNRGLVFSIYLLVYYGTQALSQLMINFNFSETLLAYCFISSLCSISIVLMAFTSTVAPVPNSEEVCSPIKIIKKVPLAMVASVIGGALLGSIYTLLPIFLVRVDITHNMLSILMMTTILGGMLLQVPIGKLSDLIDRRKVILLVAFGLIITSVCICLFYKTHLLFFIAVFLFGGCAFVVYPLSISHASDFLDEHEILGAIGVITIAYGVGSVIGPIIISNIMDFVGPFGFFIITALFSTLLCLYTFYRLSARKSATGTVQFTPISPESVGFSEAQEVVSDKLIE, encoded by the coding sequence ATGACTGTTAGGCAAACACTTTTTCTAATTTTGACACCAATTATAGCAATGTGTGTACTATCTTTTGGTAATGGCTTTTTTACTACTTTTTCTTCAATCGAGCTTAATACTCTTGGAAGATCTAATTTTATAATAGGGATCATCTCGGCCGCATACTTTTTTGGTATGACTACAGGTTCTTATTTTTCTCAGTTTACAATTACAAGGGTAGGGTATATTAGAGCTTTTGTACTATTTGCTTCTTTAATGGCTATAAGTACACTAATACTTGGTATTTTTAAGGGGATTTTTGTTTGGATATTTTTTAGGTTCACGTGTGGATATGCTTTAGCAGCTTTATTTTTAATTATAGAAAGTTGGTGTATTTTATCATCTGATAAAAAAAATAGAGGATTAGTGTTTTCAATATACCTACTTGTATATTACGGTACACAAGCTCTTTCACAGCTAATGATAAACTTTAATTTTAGTGAAACTTTGCTAGCATATTGTTTTATCTCTTCTTTGTGTAGTATATCTATTGTCCTTATGGCGTTTACAAGTACGGTGGCTCCTGTGCCTAATTCAGAAGAGGTTTGTTCACCTATAAAAATTATAAAAAAAGTGCCACTTGCAATGGTAGCTAGTGTTATAGGGGGGGCATTGTTAGGCTCAATATATACTTTGCTCCCTATATTCTTAGTTAGAGTTGATATTACGCATAATATGCTGTCAATTTTAATGATGACGACTATTTTAGGAGGGATGTTACTACAAGTTCCTATAGGTAAGCTATCTGATTTGATCGATCGTAGAAAAGTCATATTATTAGTAGCTTTCGGGCTTATAATAACTTCAGTTTGTATTTGTCTATTTTACAAAACTCATTTATTGTTTTTTATAGCAGTCTTTTTATTTGGTGGGTGTGCTTTTGTGGTGTATCCTTTATCAATATCTCATGCTAGTGATTTTTTAGACGAGCATGAAATTTTAGGAGCTATAGGTGTAATAACCATTGCATATGGAGTTGGTTCTGTTATTGGACCTATAATAATTTCTAATATTATGGATTTTGTAGGCCCATTTGGTTTTTTTATCATAACAGCTTTATTCAGTACATTATTATGTTTATATACATTTTATAGATTATCAGCAAGAAAATCTGCTACAGGAACAGTACAATTCACACCGATATCTCCTGAAAGTGTAGGGTTTAGTGAAGCTCAAGAAGTTGTTTCAGATAAGCTTATAGAGTAA
- the eno gene encoding phosphopyruvate hydratase, whose product MSSLIKQVVARQILDSRGNPTVEVDVVLESGAFGRAGVPSGASTGIKEALELRDGNKDIYLGKSVYKAVENVNTKIAQAIKGLDALDQRLVDKTMIDLDATENKKNLGANAILGVSLATARAAASHLRKPFYRYLMDVQEYLMPVPMMNVINGGAHADNNVDMQEFMIVPAGFESFSEALRCGTEVFHTLKKVLIEDGYSIAGVGDEGGYAPDLPSNEAAIEAILKAVKKAGYEPGKHVFIALDPASSEFYKDGKYELKSENKSLTSQEMVDYYATWVEKYPIISIEDGLAEEDWDGWKLLTEKLGSKVQLVGDDLFVTNPSILSKGIEKGVANSILIKLNQIGSLTETFEAMAMAGQAGYTCVVSHRSGETSDTIIADLAVATCSGQIKTGSLSRSDRIAKYNQLLRIEEELGENAIYPGIKAFVFNSDEEEPQEIVVQETENEKVVVQVQE is encoded by the coding sequence ATGTCATCGTTAATTAAGCAAGTTGTTGCTAGACAGATATTAGATTCACGTGGAAACCCTACTGTTGAAGTAGATGTTGTTTTAGAAAGTGGTGCTTTTGGTAGAGCTGGGGTGCCTTCTGGAGCATCTACAGGGATTAAAGAAGCATTAGAACTTAGAGATGGTAATAAGGACATTTATTTAGGAAAAAGTGTTTATAAAGCAGTTGAAAATGTTAACACTAAAATTGCTCAAGCTATAAAAGGACTAGATGCTTTAGACCAAAGATTAGTTGATAAAACTATGATAGATTTAGATGCCACAGAAAATAAAAAAAACCTAGGTGCAAATGCTATCTTAGGTGTATCTCTGGCTACAGCTAGAGCAGCAGCTTCACATTTAAGAAAACCTTTTTATCGTTACCTAATGGATGTACAAGAATATCTCATGCCTGTTCCAATGATGAACGTTATCAATGGTGGTGCTCATGCGGATAACAATGTTGATATGCAAGAGTTCATGATAGTACCAGCAGGTTTTGAGAGTTTTTCAGAAGCACTAAGATGTGGTACAGAAGTTTTTCATACTCTAAAGAAAGTTTTAATAGAAGATGGTTACAGTATAGCTGGTGTCGGAGATGAGGGTGGGTATGCTCCAGATCTTCCATCAAATGAAGCTGCTATAGAAGCTATATTAAAAGCAGTGAAAAAAGCAGGTTATGAGCCAGGTAAGCATGTATTTATTGCTTTAGATCCAGCAAGTAGCGAGTTTTACAAAGATGGTAAGTATGAGCTTAAGTCAGAAAATAAATCTTTAACAAGTCAAGAAATGGTTGATTACTACGCTACGTGGGTTGAAAAATATCCTATAATTTCTATCGAAGATGGTCTTGCAGAAGAAGATTGGGATGGCTGGAAATTATTAACAGAAAAACTTGGTTCGAAAGTACAATTAGTTGGAGATGATTTATTTGTAACAAATCCTAGCATATTATCTAAAGGTATTGAAAAAGGTGTGGCTAATTCTATTTTAATTAAATTAAACCAAATAGGATCTTTAACAGAAACATTTGAGGCTATGGCTATGGCTGGTCAAGCAGGGTACACTTGTGTGGTTTCACATCGTTCAGGTGAGACTTCTGATACTATTATAGCGGATTTAGCAGTAGCTACTTGTTCTGGACAAATAAAGACAGGCTCTCTTTCTAGATCTGATCGTATAGCTAAATATAATCAATTACTTAGAATAGAAGAAGAGTTAGGTGAAAATGCAATCTACCCGGGTATAAAAGCGTTTGTGTTTAACTCTGATGAAGAAGAACCTCAAGAAATAGTAGTACAAGAAACTGAAAATGAAAAAGTTGTTGTTCAAGTTCAAGAGTAA
- a CDS encoding FtsB family cell division protein, which translates to MSIKSNTFFYIFISIVLLLITILQYNLWFSNTGLLSYEHLKKAVKTQTKGVQEQYQTNAQLYSEVVSLRKNSEVLESLARQNMGFIKKGEVFYSVK; encoded by the coding sequence ATGAGCATTAAATCTAATACTTTCTTTTATATTTTTATATCTATAGTGTTGCTCTTGATTACTATCTTACAATATAATTTGTGGTTTAGTAATACAGGATTACTTAGTTATGAGCACTTAAAAAAAGCAGTAAAAACTCAAACAAAGGGAGTCCAAGAGCAATATCAGACTAATGCACAATTATATTCTGAGGTTGTTTCTTTACGTAAAAATAGCGAAGTACTAGAGAGTCTCGCCCGCCAAAATATGGGCTTTATAAAGAAAGGTGAGGTCTTTTATAGTGTCAAATGA
- a CDS encoding IspD/TarI family cytidylyltransferase codes for MALDIPKQYFKLSNNKTILDTALEKFIKPDFFDKVIVALNKDDNFWKDSIYFSHPKVVTCLGGETRFDSVYNALKQIQIRSQTTWIFVHDAARPNVTFQDTKNLYEAVKLSKSKSGILGIRAFETVKQVTSNSPITIDKTLNRDNIWLAQTPQLCELSLLYNAFEYCWLNDLAKLVTDEASALELYGSSPLIIQGSRSNIKVTTQEDLELINWLCQN; via the coding sequence ATGGCACTTGATATTCCTAAACAGTATTTTAAGCTTTCAAATAATAAAACTATCCTAGATACAGCTTTAGAGAAATTTATAAAACCTGATTTTTTTGATAAGGTCATAGTAGCTCTTAATAAAGATGATAACTTCTGGAAAGATTCTATATATTTTAGTCATCCTAAAGTAGTTACTTGTCTAGGGGGAGAGACACGTTTTGATAGTGTCTATAACGCTTTAAAACAGATACAAATAAGATCCCAGACTACCTGGATATTTGTTCATGACGCAGCAAGACCAAATGTTACATTCCAAGACACTAAAAATTTGTATGAAGCTGTTAAATTGTCTAAAAGTAAAAGTGGGATCTTAGGTATTAGAGCCTTTGAAACGGTTAAGCAGGTGACTTCTAATAGCCCAATTACTATAGATAAAACACTTAATCGTGATAACATATGGTTAGCTCAAACTCCACAATTATGTGAGCTTAGTTTGTTGTATAATGCTTTTGAATACTGCTGGCTTAATGATTTAGCAAAGCTAGTTACAGATGAAGCATCAGCATTAGAATTATATGGAAGCAGTCCTTTAATTATCCAAGGATCTAGAAGTAATATTAAAGTAACGACTCAAGAAGATTTAGAGCTAATAAACTGGTTGTGCCAAAACTAG
- a CDS encoding amino acid permease, whose product MKKTNHTNTIKIDTQWVFTLFGTAVGAGLLYLPIQAGDSGFWALTTVLILALPLTYYSHKNMANIVIGANDGGIAEVFTHNLGKLLGLICVVLYFFAIFLNMPMYSIGLNSELGNFLLYYNITDSNLSQSIWFSFFILSTLLIIVSLGINIILRFMQFTVLFLIILVITLSIYIIPYWNGKFITESSFSFISYIKGLLMVLPILVLSMNHSPVISSLVIFYRENIKLKHEDEKAKVYKILKVNSLILFIFVLLFVTSCLLSTTVADLHMANINNLSIVTLIQEQHPNTFLKILAPMIVFTAIISSFIGCYIGSKEALKFLFRYLFKGVCNIQVKDSLINTLCIAIIFLVLWVCTICNFSILHIIGILVAPTVAFLLYILPVLIIYKNVKCKEYRKVILDSLLVIIGCIIIFGYIIGLLLS is encoded by the coding sequence GTGAAAAAAACAAATCATACAAATACTATAAAAATAGACACACAATGGGTTTTCACACTTTTTGGAACAGCTGTTGGAGCAGGGCTTCTTTACTTACCTATTCAAGCTGGTGACAGTGGTTTTTGGGCATTAACCACAGTACTCATCTTGGCACTTCCTTTAACTTACTACTCTCATAAAAACATGGCTAACATTGTTATTGGAGCTAATGATGGCGGTATCGCAGAAGTTTTTACACATAATCTAGGGAAACTACTTGGTTTAATATGTGTGGTACTGTACTTTTTTGCTATTTTCTTAAATATGCCCATGTACTCTATAGGTCTAAATAGCGAATTAGGTAACTTCTTATTATATTACAATATTACGGACTCCAACCTCTCTCAAAGTATTTGGTTTAGTTTTTTTATTTTATCAACCCTTTTAATAATAGTATCTTTAGGAATAAATATAATACTTAGATTTATGCAGTTTACAGTTTTATTCCTTATAATATTAGTTATTACTCTGTCTATATATATAATTCCTTACTGGAATGGCAAATTTATAACTGAAAGTAGTTTTAGTTTTATTAGTTACATAAAAGGATTACTCATGGTCTTACCTATCCTTGTATTGTCAATGAATCATTCACCTGTTATTTCTAGCTTAGTAATATTCTACAGAGAAAATATCAAACTTAAACATGAGGATGAAAAAGCTAAAGTATATAAAATACTTAAGGTTAATTCATTAATCCTATTTATTTTTGTACTACTTTTTGTAACTTCATGTTTATTAAGCACTACAGTAGCTGACCTTCATATGGCTAACATTAATAATCTTTCTATAGTAACTCTAATACAAGAGCAACACCCTAATACTTTTTTAAAGATATTAGCACCAATGATAGTATTTACAGCTATTATAAGTTCTTTTATTGGCTGCTATATAGGTTCAAAAGAAGCTTTAAAGTTTTTGTTCAGATATTTATTTAAAGGTGTTTGTAATATACAAGTAAAAGACTCTTTAATTAATACCCTTTGTATAGCTATTATTTTTTTAGTTTTATGGGTTTGTACAATATGTAATTTTAGTATACTCCACATAATAGGAATTCTGGTCGCCCCAACAGTAGCTTTTTTATTATACATACTACCTGTATTAATCATCTATAAAAATGTTAAATGTAAAGAGTATCGTAAGGTTATATTAGATTCATTATTAGTGATAATAGGATGTATAATAATTTTTGGATACATAATAGGATTACTACTTAGCTAG
- the tdh gene encoding L-threonine 3-dehydrogenase yields MKALAKLKKEPGIWMINDAAIPEYGYNDVLIKIRKTAICGTDLHIYNWDKWSQQTIPVPMIIGHEFVGEVAAKGDGVKGLNIGDRVSGEGHLVCELCRNCKAGKRHLCRSTVGVGVNVQGAFAEYLVIPAVNVFKVPDTICDDIASIFDPLGNAVHTALSFNLTGEDVLITGAGPIGLMAVKIARFCGARRIVVTDINEYRLKKAKDFGATFAFNVGNFKSQDELTKKMKDIMSEIGMTEGFDVGLEMSGINSAISMMLNVMNHGGKMSLLGISSGDITIDWGAILFKGLILKGIYGREMFETWYLMSSMVQAGLDMNSVITHRFNINDYQEAFEIMKSGKCGKVILDWSKR; encoded by the coding sequence ATGAAAGCTTTAGCAAAGTTAAAAAAAGAGCCTGGAATTTGGATGATAAATGACGCTGCTATACCAGAATATGGTTATAATGACGTTTTAATTAAAATAAGAAAAACTGCTATCTGCGGCACAGATCTACATATATATAACTGGGACAAATGGTCTCAACAAACAATCCCAGTTCCTATGATTATAGGGCATGAGTTTGTTGGTGAAGTAGCAGCCAAAGGTGATGGGGTAAAAGGATTAAATATAGGCGATAGAGTCTCTGGTGAAGGACATTTAGTGTGTGAACTTTGTCGTAATTGTAAAGCAGGAAAACGTCATCTGTGTAGGTCCACGGTAGGTGTTGGAGTAAATGTACAGGGAGCTTTTGCTGAATACTTAGTAATACCTGCTGTTAATGTTTTTAAAGTTCCTGACACCATCTGTGATGATATTGCTAGTATTTTTGATCCTCTTGGTAACGCGGTGCACACTGCTTTATCATTTAATCTAACTGGAGAAGATGTCCTTATTACAGGAGCTGGTCCAATTGGCCTTATGGCTGTTAAAATTGCCAGGTTTTGTGGCGCTAGAAGAATTGTTGTAACTGACATCAATGAATATCGACTTAAGAAGGCAAAAGATTTTGGTGCTACTTTTGCTTTTAACGTGGGAAATTTTAAATCACAAGATGAATTGACCAAAAAAATGAAAGATATAATGTCTGAAATTGGTATGACAGAAGGCTTTGATGTAGGTTTAGAAATGTCAGGTATAAATTCAGCAATTTCAATGATGTTAAATGTAATGAATCATGGTGGTAAGATGTCTTTACTAGGTATTTCATCTGGGGATATCACTATTGATTGGGGTGCAATATTGTTCAAAGGTCTTATATTAAAAGGCATATATGGTAGAGAAATGTTTGAAACGTGGTATCTAATGTCTAGTATGGTCCAAGCTGGACTAGATATGAATTCTGTGATTACACATAGATTTAATATAAATGACTACCAAGAAGCTTTCGAAATTATGAAAAGTGGCAAGTGTGGTAAAGTAATACTGGATTGGAGCAAAAGGTGA
- a CDS encoding glycine C-acetyltransferase, producing the protein MDKSFYCSIRDKIKEIKDAGTYKSERIIITPQEPLITLENGKTLINFCANNYLGFANNPELVAYAKEHIEECGYGMASVRFICGTNSVHKQLEKELSNFFEFEDTILYPSCFDANAGLFETLLTKEDAIISDSLNHASIIDGVRLCKAMRFRYDNNNMKELEDKLIEADKAGARFKMIATDGVFSMDGIIADLKSICDLADKYNAIVMVDDSHAAGFVGKNGKGSIEHCNVMGRVDILTGTLGKGLGGASGGYICAKKEVVDLLKNLSRPYLFSNALAPIITKTSLKALEITKNSNHLREQLQANQQRFRTKMSAAGFDLVPGEHPIIPVMIYDEKTAAILADKLLEYGIYVIAFSYPVVPKGKARIRTQMSAAHTFEQIDKAVDSFTKAAKELNII; encoded by the coding sequence ATGGATAAAAGCTTTTATTGTAGTATTAGAGATAAAATTAAAGAAATCAAAGATGCAGGAACCTATAAAAGTGAGCGAATTATAATAACTCCCCAAGAACCGTTAATAACTCTAGAAAATGGCAAGACTTTAATTAATTTCTGTGCAAACAATTACCTTGGTTTTGCGAATAATCCAGAACTAGTTGCTTATGCAAAAGAGCATATTGAAGAATGTGGATATGGTATGGCATCTGTAAGGTTTATTTGTGGAACAAATAGTGTGCATAAACAATTAGAAAAAGAGTTGAGTAATTTTTTTGAATTTGAAGATACTATTTTATACCCTTCTTGCTTTGATGCTAATGCTGGATTATTTGAAACTCTACTCACAAAAGAAGATGCTATCATAAGTGATTCTCTAAATCATGCCAGTATAATTGATGGTGTTAGACTTTGTAAAGCTATGAGATTTAGATACGATAACAATAATATGAAAGAACTAGAAGATAAGCTTATCGAAGCTGATAAAGCTGGAGCTAGATTTAAGATGATTGCTACAGATGGCGTTTTTTCTATGGATGGTATAATCGCAGATTTAAAATCAATTTGTGATCTAGCTGATAAATATAATGCTATAGTTATGGTTGATGACTCTCATGCTGCTGGTTTTGTAGGAAAAAATGGTAAAGGCTCAATAGAGCATTGTAATGTTATGGGTCGTGTGGATATTTTAACAGGAACTCTCGGAAAAGGCTTAGGTGGAGCATCTGGTGGATATATATGCGCAAAAAAAGAAGTAGTAGATTTATTAAAAAATCTATCTCGTCCATATTTATTCTCAAATGCTTTAGCACCTATTATTACAAAAACATCTCTAAAAGCTCTTGAAATAACTAAAAATTCTAACCACCTAAGGGAACAACTCCAAGCAAACCAGCAACGATTTAGAACAAAAATGTCAGCAGCTGGTTTTGATCTGGTTCCTGGGGAACATCCTATTATCCCAGTAATGATATACGATGAAAAAACAGCAGCAATTCTTGCTGATAAACTTCTAGAATATGGTATTTATGTTATAGCTTTTTCATACCCTGTAGTTCCAAAAGGCAAAGCCCGAATTAGAACTCAAATGTCAGCTGCCCATACTTTTGAGCAAATAGATAAAGCTGTGGATAGCTTTACAAAAGCAGCTAAAGAGCTGAACATCATATAA
- a CDS encoding glycosyl hydrolase family 18 protein, whose translation MPTGKQTTLHFTSNSGSSQLLEVSDNGVYTEELPKNGDTWTVTADKISGYKASITPSSFVADQNEQNVNLTFEQVAPIESGKKVIGYWENWKPGLISGDYKGSAEDVAPYTHVLYSFLTLDSSPNPENPANKKWNSGHINESMAGADVLSVMGNYQNPWDNNYNWQRVRIDSLISLTHANNGKFIWAIGGWSDLQQTISDDQIDAFVNQVIELLKLGGDGVDFDWEHLSQLADGSPNPNKEQQLATLAKTLKTLRKKLDDEGMSDKQIGYTTRFNAFFESSKDHGFAADFNSDGEGIAIEKWLKDNESSLDEVVNWVNIMAYDVSPNDMPNGKTWTKAVYEDMLNSFSKYVNPSLVVLGFEPGGQAASGEWEGLELDKQMIDYIAQKGFGGSMFWAINQPAMGTASTYYQNVITGDNVNSLANYSQDAFAE comes from the coding sequence ATGCCAACAGGCAAACAAACAACTTTACATTTTACAAGCAATAGTGGCTCTAGTCAGTTATTAGAAGTATCAGATAATGGTGTATATACAGAAGAATTACCAAAAAATGGTGATACTTGGACTGTGACAGCAGATAAAATCTCTGGATATAAGGCTAGTATAACTCCTAGCTCCTTTGTCGCTGATCAAAACGAGCAAAATGTTAATTTAACTTTTGAACAAGTCGCTCCTATTGAATCAGGTAAGAAAGTTATAGGTTACTGGGAAAACTGGAAGCCAGGTTTAATAAGCGGTGACTATAAAGGTAGTGCTGAAGATGTGGCTCCATATACTCATGTACTATATTCTTTCTTAACATTAGATAGCTCGCCAAATCCAGAAAATCCTGCTAATAAAAAATGGAATAGTGGTCATATAAATGAAAGTATGGCTGGCGCTGATGTTCTAAGTGTTATGGGTAACTATCAAAACCCGTGGGACAATAACTATAATTGGCAAAGAGTACGTATAGACTCTCTTATAAGTTTAACGCATGCTAACAATGGAAAATTTATATGGGCAATTGGTGGCTGGTCTGACCTACAGCAAACAATTAGTGATGATCAAATAGACGCTTTTGTTAATCAGGTTATCGAACTATTAAAACTTGGTGGTGATGGCGTAGATTTTGACTGGGAACATTTAAGTCAATTAGCTGATGGTTCACCCAACCCTAATAAAGAGCAACAATTAGCAACTTTAGCTAAAACTCTTAAAACCTTAAGAAAAAAACTAGATGATGAAGGCATGAGTGATAAGCAAATAGGTTATACTACAAGATTTAACGCTTTCTTTGAAAGTAGTAAAGATCACGGTTTTGCAGCTGACTTTAATTCTGATGGAGAAGGTATAGCTATTGAAAAATGGTTAAAAGACAATGAATCTTCATTAGATGAGGTTGTCAATTGGGTAAATATAATGGCTTATGATGTAAGTCCTAATGATATGCCTAATGGCAAAACTTGGACTAAAGCCGTTTATGAGGATATGTTAAACAGCTTCTCTAAATATGTAAACCCTAGCTTAGTGGTTCTTGGCTTTGAACCAGGTGGGCAAGCTGCATCTGGAGAATGGGAAGGATTGGAGCTTGATAAACAAATGATTGACTACATTGCCCAAAAAGGTTTTGGTGGATCTATGTTCTGGGCTATAAACCAACCAGCAATGGGTACAGCTTCTACTTACTACCAAAATGTTATTACTGGTGATAACGTCAATAGTTTAGCAAATTACTCGCAAGATGCTTTTGCCGAGTAA
- a CDS encoding IS630 transposase-related protein, with the protein MTYSLDFRKKVLSIKESEGLTYQATADRFKISKNSVYLWSKQINPKVTKSRPEIKLTQAKLLDDIRAYPDDYQYERAQTVLPNLVILWINEDKAFN; encoded by the coding sequence ATGACCTATTCACTAGATTTTCGTAAGAAAGTATTATCGATAAAAGAGTCTGAAGGTTTAACATACCAAGCTACAGCAGATAGATTTAAGATTAGTAAAAATTCAGTATACTTATGGAGTAAACAAATTAACCCCAAGGTTACCAAATCTAGGCCTGAAATTAAACTAACCCAAGCAAAGTTACTTGATGATATAAGAGCTTATCCAGATGATTATCAATATGAAAGAGCCCAAACTGTTTTACCTAATCTAGTAATTTTGTGGATAAACGAAGACAAAGCTTTTAATTAA